A DNA window from Haloactinospora alba contains the following coding sequences:
- a CDS encoding HAD-IIA family hydrolase: MDMDGVLVSEESLVPGADAFISEMRENGISFMVLTNNSIYTPRDLRSRLHRTGLDIPESAIWTSALATARFLQQQRPGGSAYVVGESGLTTALHNIGYVLTDRDPDYVVLGETRTYSFEAITRAIRLVEGGARFIATNPDEKGPSREGSLPATGAVAALIERATGRAPYYIGKPNPLMMRSALRALGAHSENTLMIGDRMDTDVRSGLEAGLQTLLVLSGISGHDTADLFPYRPTRVLGSVGELVGRTLDPFGDNGADCRAEQSGSSE; this comes from the coding sequence ATGGACATGGACGGGGTGCTGGTAAGCGAAGAGTCCCTCGTCCCCGGCGCGGACGCCTTCATCTCCGAGATGAGGGAAAACGGCATCAGCTTCATGGTGCTGACGAACAACTCCATCTACACCCCTCGTGACCTCCGGTCCCGGCTGCATCGCACGGGGCTGGACATCCCCGAGTCGGCGATCTGGACCTCCGCGCTGGCCACCGCCCGCTTCCTGCAGCAGCAGCGCCCCGGCGGATCGGCGTACGTGGTGGGGGAGTCAGGGCTGACCACGGCGTTGCACAACATCGGGTATGTGCTGACTGACCGGGATCCTGATTACGTCGTTCTGGGGGAGACCCGCACCTACAGCTTCGAGGCGATCACACGTGCCATCCGACTGGTGGAAGGAGGAGCCCGGTTCATCGCGACGAACCCCGACGAGAAGGGCCCCAGCCGTGAGGGGTCCCTCCCCGCCACTGGGGCGGTGGCAGCACTGATCGAACGGGCGACGGGGCGGGCTCCGTACTACATCGGCAAGCCGAACCCGTTGATGATGCGTTCCGCCCTGCGGGCGTTGGGTGCCCATTCCGAGAACACGTTGATGATCGGGGACCGGATGGACACGGACGTGCGTTCCGGCCTGGAGGCGGGACTACAGACCCTTCTCGTGCTCTCCGGGATATCGGGGCACGACACCGCGGACCTGTTCCCCTACCGTCCGACCCGTGTGCTGGGATCGGTGGGTGAACTCGTGGGTAGGACCCTCGACCCGTTCGGGGACAACGGGGCGGACTGTCGTGCCGAACAGTCCGGTAGCAGCGAGTGA
- a CDS encoding MFS transporter: MASSSSAHPDTPRYGQLGERRREQRGWYLYDWANQVFITSVVTVLIGPYLSGLACSSAGAPSTTACTGGDYTVSLLGAELHANALYPATTTAAIVLQVILLPIMGALADHSPNKKRWLFFLALAGSVSTTGLFFTGGNHIAAAALFLFANVAYGASLVIYNSFLPDIATPDERDRVSSTGWAVSYLGGALLLTVHLVLVSQHQQLGITEEQAVRVAFASSGIWWIGFTILALRPLRNRASKLVTASRTPQVRTSVRQLGRTLRDIRKYPQTLLFLLAFILFNDGVQASIRYAAPFATQDLDLGQGVLMGTILMIQFVAFGGALLVALIARAVGTKRAILGTLVVWCVLVALAYAIPANDPVLFMALGAGIGIVLGGTQALARSIYSHLIPRGKEAEYFSLYQISDKGSTLLGSLTVTIAVTVTGGYRVAILSLIAFFLLGGFLLAKSNIAHGIKAAGNTPPRNI; the protein is encoded by the coding sequence ATGGCTTCTTCGTCCTCCGCCCACCCGGACACCCCTCGTTACGGACAGTTGGGGGAACGCAGGCGGGAACAACGGGGGTGGTACCTGTACGACTGGGCCAACCAGGTGTTTATCACCTCTGTCGTCACTGTCCTGATCGGTCCGTACCTGAGCGGCCTGGCATGCTCCTCGGCAGGGGCACCCTCCACGACCGCGTGCACCGGCGGCGACTACACCGTCTCCCTACTGGGGGCAGAGCTGCACGCGAACGCCCTCTACCCCGCGACGACGACAGCAGCGATCGTGCTGCAGGTGATCCTGCTTCCGATCATGGGGGCCCTGGCGGACCACTCCCCGAACAAGAAACGCTGGTTGTTCTTCCTCGCACTGGCAGGATCCGTCTCCACCACGGGGCTGTTCTTCACGGGCGGAAACCACATCGCGGCGGCCGCGCTTTTCCTGTTCGCCAACGTCGCGTACGGAGCGTCCCTGGTAATATACAATTCCTTTCTCCCCGACATTGCCACACCGGACGAACGCGACCGGGTGTCGAGCACGGGATGGGCGGTCAGCTACCTGGGGGGAGCGCTCCTTCTCACTGTCCACCTGGTTCTGGTGAGCCAGCACCAACAACTGGGAATCACCGAGGAACAAGCGGTACGCGTCGCGTTCGCTTCCTCCGGAATATGGTGGATCGGCTTCACCATTCTCGCACTACGGCCGCTGCGCAACCGCGCCAGCAAGCTCGTCACCGCCTCCCGCACTCCCCAGGTCCGAACCTCGGTCCGCCAGTTGGGGCGGACGCTGCGTGATATTCGCAAATACCCGCAGACTCTCCTGTTCCTGCTGGCCTTCATCCTTTTCAACGACGGGGTCCAGGCGTCGATTCGCTATGCGGCCCCCTTCGCCACCCAGGACCTGGACCTGGGGCAGGGCGTTCTCATGGGAACCATCCTCATGATCCAGTTCGTAGCTTTCGGAGGAGCACTTCTGGTGGCTCTCATCGCCCGAGCCGTCGGAACCAAGCGCGCGATACTGGGAACTCTTGTTGTATGGTGTGTCCTGGTGGCCCTGGCCTATGCCATACCAGCCAACGACCCGGTCCTTTTCATGGCCCTGGGAGCGGGAATAGGAATAGTTCTTGGGGGGACACAGGCGCTGGCGCGTTCCATATACTCACACCTCATACCCAGAGGGAAAGAAGCAGAATACTTCAGCTTGTACCAGATAAGCGACAAAGGGTCCACGCTCCTTGGATCGCTGACGGTTACCATCGCCGTCACGGTAACGGGTGGTTACAGAGTTGCGATCCTTTCTCTCATAGCATTCTTCCTCCTGGGTGGGTTCCTACTCGCGAAAAGCAACATAGCCCACGGGATAAAGGCGGCGGGAAACACGCCACCGAGGAACATATAG
- a CDS encoding nitroreductase family deazaflavin-dependent oxidoreductase: protein MLFGAEHVQRYLETDGAEGHDWQGTTALVLTTTGRRSGQPRSTPLIYQRDGDSYVVVASYGGAPEHPQWYRNLVAHPTVTVQVREQRFTAHARTATPPERERLWPRLADAWPAYDDYQAKTDRTIPVVILEPTA, encoded by the coding sequence ATGTTGTTCGGTGCAGAACATGTCCAGCGGTACCTCGAGACCGACGGTGCTGAGGGACACGACTGGCAGGGGACCACCGCGCTGGTTCTCACCACGACTGGCCGCCGCTCCGGGCAACCACGGAGCACCCCACTGATCTACCAGCGCGACGGGGACTCCTATGTCGTGGTGGCTTCCTACGGTGGCGCCCCCGAACACCCGCAGTGGTACAGGAATCTGGTCGCCCATCCCACGGTGACCGTCCAGGTACGAGAGCAGCGGTTCACCGCGCACGCACGGACCGCCACCCCGCCAGAACGGGAACGGCTGTGGCCGCGGTTGGCGGACGCCTGGCCTGCCTACGACGACTACCAGGCCAAAACCGACCGAACGATCCCGGTCGTGATCCTGGAACCGACAGCGTGA
- a CDS encoding RNA polymerase-binding protein RbpA — MAERALRGTRLGATSYENDRNTDLAPRQEVTYDCPQGHRFSVTFASEAEIPTNWECRFCGENALIVDGNESQEKKAKPARTHWDMLLERRSMEDLEEVLNERLELLRARRREEAEHMQAMDEERQSA, encoded by the coding sequence ATGGCCGAGCGAGCACTTCGCGGCACACGGCTCGGGGCTACCAGCTACGAGAACGACAGAAACACTGACCTGGCACCGCGCCAAGAGGTCACTTACGACTGCCCGCAGGGTCATCGCTTCTCCGTCACGTTCGCCAGCGAGGCCGAGATTCCCACTAACTGGGAATGCCGTTTCTGCGGCGAGAACGCTCTGATCGTGGACGGGAACGAGTCGCAGGAGAAGAAGGCGAAACCCGCACGCACCCACTGGGACATGCTGCTCGAGCGCCGGAGCATGGAGGACCTGGAAGAGGTACTCAACGAACGCCTGGAGCTGCTGCGCGCCCGCCGTCGGGAAGAGGCGGAACACATGCAGGCCATGGACGAGGAGCGTCAGAGCGCCTGA
- a CDS encoding ABC transporter permease/substrate-binding protein: protein MPEERKPVGRKSQPPGPGRTAAVREGRNWLRSLARDNGALVGLVALVALLSVLSPDFLTLDNLLNVGVQASVVAILAFGLTFVIVSGGIDLSVGSVAGLAGIVTGWAIASGGLPIWVAVLVGLGAGAAAGAVSGLLVTLGRVPPFIATLAMLSIARGLALVISDGKPITFDGWLAELGSGTLFGVVPYPVIVMLAIALMTAVVLRRTYSGRAMYAIGGNTEAARLSGIKVGRQQLAVFALSGLFAAVAGVLLASRLASAQPEAGDGYELDAIAAVVIGGASLSGGVGSATGTFVGALILGVLRNGLNLLNVSAFWQEVIIGVVIAVAVLSDTLRRNPNLRLPSLLRTPGVRRAAAVLVVALLMAGGAFGYQRYSEDSTGTTTIAVSVSTLNNPFFVDLRDAARAEAREHDIELIVTDAGNDSSQQVDSVNNAIAQNADAIIVNPVDSDAIVPAVEAANQAEIPFIAVDRSPSDGTVTTTIASDNVEGGREGAREIADLVGSGEIAVLEGQPGTSAARDRGKGFSEEIEQYSDIEVVASQPADFDRTEALNVTQNLVQANPGIEGIFAANDEMALGAAKALGDKAGDEVKIVGFDGTPDGLDAVENGTQNATVAQQPKELGRQAVQEAVTAAAEQDLGPGEPIAVPVTVVDKDNLAAFREGE from the coding sequence GTGCCTGAGGAGAGGAAACCGGTGGGGCGGAAGAGTCAGCCTCCCGGACCCGGGAGAACCGCGGCGGTGCGCGAAGGCCGGAACTGGCTGCGGTCGCTGGCCAGGGACAACGGCGCCCTGGTCGGTCTGGTCGCCCTGGTCGCTCTGCTTTCCGTGCTGTCACCGGACTTTCTCACCCTGGACAACCTGCTGAACGTTGGCGTACAGGCGTCCGTCGTGGCGATCCTCGCCTTCGGACTGACATTCGTGATCGTCAGCGGCGGGATCGACCTGTCCGTCGGAAGCGTCGCGGGCCTGGCGGGCATCGTCACTGGCTGGGCCATCGCATCGGGCGGACTCCCCATCTGGGTGGCCGTACTGGTCGGGCTGGGGGCCGGCGCTGCCGCGGGCGCGGTCAGCGGGCTACTGGTGACGCTGGGCCGGGTTCCACCGTTCATCGCGACCCTGGCGATGCTGAGTATCGCCCGTGGCCTGGCACTGGTGATATCCGACGGCAAACCCATCACGTTCGACGGCTGGTTGGCCGAACTCGGCAGCGGAACGCTGTTCGGCGTCGTCCCCTATCCCGTGATCGTGATGCTGGCGATAGCCCTCATGACCGCGGTCGTACTGCGCCGCACCTACAGCGGACGCGCGATGTACGCGATAGGCGGAAACACGGAAGCGGCCCGACTGTCCGGGATCAAGGTCGGCCGCCAACAACTCGCGGTGTTCGCCCTGTCCGGGTTGTTCGCCGCGGTAGCCGGGGTGTTGTTGGCGTCCCGGCTGGCCTCGGCCCAGCCGGAGGCGGGCGATGGTTACGAGCTGGACGCTATCGCCGCTGTGGTCATAGGAGGAGCGAGCCTCTCCGGGGGCGTCGGGAGCGCCACGGGAACGTTCGTCGGCGCGCTCATCCTGGGAGTGCTGCGTAACGGGTTGAACCTGCTCAACGTCTCGGCCTTCTGGCAGGAGGTCATCATCGGGGTGGTCATCGCTGTCGCGGTCCTCTCCGACACACTGCGACGCAACCCCAACCTGCGCCTGCCCTCCCTGCTCCGTACACCGGGTGTACGTCGTGCAGCGGCCGTCCTCGTCGTCGCTCTCCTCATGGCCGGAGGAGCGTTCGGATACCAGCGGTACAGCGAGGACAGCACCGGAACCACGACCATCGCGGTCTCCGTGTCCACACTGAACAACCCGTTCTTCGTCGATCTCCGCGACGCGGCTCGTGCGGAGGCGCGCGAACACGACATCGAGCTGATCGTCACCGACGCGGGGAACGACTCCTCCCAGCAGGTGGACTCGGTGAACAACGCGATAGCGCAGAACGCGGACGCGATAATCGTCAACCCGGTGGACTCGGACGCGATCGTTCCCGCAGTGGAGGCCGCCAACCAGGCGGAGATCCCGTTCATCGCGGTGGACCGTTCTCCCAGCGACGGCACGGTGACGACGACGATCGCCTCGGACAACGTCGAAGGAGGGCGTGAAGGAGCACGTGAGATCGCGGACCTGGTCGGGTCAGGGGAGATCGCCGTGTTGGAGGGCCAACCGGGGACCTCGGCTGCTCGGGACCGGGGGAAGGGCTTCTCCGAGGAGATCGAGCAGTACTCCGACATTGAGGTGGTGGCGTCCCAGCCCGCTGACTTCGACCGCACCGAGGCGTTGAACGTCACCCAGAACCTCGTGCAGGCCAACCCCGGAATCGAGGGGATATTCGCCGCCAACGACGAGATGGCGCTGGGAGCGGCGAAAGCACTGGGGGACAAGGCCGGGGACGAGGTGAAGATCGTCGGGTTCGACGGTACACCTGACGGGTTGGACGCGGTCGAGAACGGCACCCAGAACGCCACCGTGGCCCAGCAGCCCAAGGAGCTCGGGCGGCAGGCGGTGCAGGAGGCCGTGACGGCGGCCGCCGAGCAGGACCTCGGTCCGGGGGAGCCGATCGCTGTTCCCGTCACCGTCGTTGACAAGGACAACCTGGCGGCCTTCCGCGAGGGGGAGTGA
- a CDS encoding glycerophosphodiester phosphodiesterase codes for MSQYLDLPAPIGLAHRGGWPADASGRIRPELENTELAFQHAIDLGYRYLETDVHTTRDGALLAFHDSTLDRATDRTGTIGELPYAEVAEARVGGQEPIPLLEDLLGNWPGARFNIDLKADGSLDPLLRTLRRTRAWHRVCVGSFSQRRLDRARRLFERPVATSCGPVDVARLRLASVARVLRPMARRGVTCVQIPLRSHGVPLVTRDVLTTAHALGMQVHVWTINDPALMRRLLDAGVDGIVSDDVYALRRVLSQYGAWEGGEFPGKGNGPEPGSPDTRGTSGPSPAPGSTEQQ; via the coding sequence GTGAGCCAATACCTCGACCTCCCCGCTCCGATCGGGCTTGCCCACCGCGGCGGCTGGCCTGCCGATGCGTCGGGACGGATCCGTCCCGAGCTGGAGAACACGGAGCTCGCTTTCCAGCACGCGATCGATCTCGGCTACCGCTACCTGGAAACCGACGTGCACACGACCCGGGACGGCGCGCTTCTCGCTTTCCATGACTCCACCCTGGACAGGGCCACCGACCGGACCGGAACCATCGGCGAGCTGCCCTATGCCGAGGTGGCCGAAGCCCGGGTCGGGGGACAGGAACCCATCCCCCTGCTGGAGGACCTGCTCGGAAACTGGCCGGGGGCGCGGTTCAACATCGATCTCAAGGCCGACGGGAGTCTGGATCCGCTCCTCCGCACGCTCCGACGCACCCGGGCCTGGCACCGCGTGTGCGTCGGTTCGTTCAGTCAGCGACGACTCGACCGGGCACGACGCCTGTTCGAACGCCCCGTGGCCACCTCCTGCGGGCCGGTGGACGTGGCGCGTCTGCGGCTCGCGTCAGTGGCACGGGTCCTGCGTCCGATGGCGCGCAGGGGAGTCACCTGTGTGCAGATCCCGCTGCGGAGCCATGGTGTCCCGCTGGTTACCAGGGATGTCCTCACCACCGCCCATGCCCTCGGAATGCAGGTCCATGTCTGGACGATCAACGATCCCGCACTGATGCGGCGACTTCTCGACGCCGGTGTCGACGGCATCGTCAGTGACGATGTCTACGCCCTGCGTCGGGTGCTGTCCCAGTACGGAGCGTGGGAAGGAGGAGAGTTCCCTGGGAAGGGCAACGGTCCGGAACCGGGCTCTCCCGATACGCGGGGCACCTCCGGCCCCTCTCCCGCTCCGGGCAGCACCGAACAGCAGTAG
- a CDS encoding Rv3235 family protein has product MANHSPRSLHRLPVGQQWARSCPAQPRTSRSNLQLCRLTQLVAEVLAGQRPAAQMRPLLSRQAYHLLWRRAGIYACTRRPRVRNTHLVSDYPDVTEVIALVSDGRRYRALALRVTFTESSWVCTHIETDAERRGG; this is encoded by the coding sequence ATGGCCAACCATTCCCCCCGTTCGTTGCACAGGCTCCCTGTCGGACAACAGTGGGCTCGTTCCTGCCCCGCCCAGCCCCGGACCTCCCGCTCCAACCTGCAACTGTGCCGTCTGACCCAGCTCGTGGCCGAGGTGCTGGCCGGTCAGCGCCCAGCGGCCCAGATGCGCCCGCTGCTCTCCCGTCAGGCTTACCACCTGCTGTGGCGCCGTGCCGGCATCTACGCATGCACGCGTCGTCCTCGCGTGCGCAACACCCACCTGGTATCGGATTATCCGGATGTAACGGAAGTTATCGCGCTCGTCAGCGACGGGAGACGCTACAGAGCCCTCGCGCTGCGTGTGACCTTCACCGAGAGTTCCTGGGTGTGTACACACATCGAGACTGACGCGGAGCGCCGGGGAGGGTGA
- a CDS encoding sugar ABC transporter ATP-binding protein produces the protein MNGRMELAGVSKTFSGVRALENVDFDLYSGEVHVLLGENGAGKSTLIKLISGVHRPDTGEIRLDGERVRMRGPGDAERLGVATIHQETALIPRLTVAENIYLGRPPRRFGMVQRSRMRRDAAALVESLGLSLDVDAVVGDLGIAQRQMVEIAKALSVDARFLIMDEPTAVLSRTEAEQLFDLVRELAAQGVGVVFISHLLDEVAEIGDRVTVLRDGTRAGEASADAGHEELVRLMVGRSIEQQHPKRHHPLGAPVLQVRELGRAGAFSRVSFEACSGEVVGIGGLVGAGRSELVRAVFGADRYDTGEVRIDGVRVPSGDISAARKAGLALVPEDRAGQGLVLGASVEENLGLATLSDRSRGGFVDLAAQREAAESSIERLGVRASGLGQPVRTLSGGNQQKIVIGKWLLARPRVLILDEPTRGVDVGAKAEIYELLNSLAAAGTSVVIVSSDLTELLGVSDRVLVMADGTLRGELDGLEATQERVMALAVTEGEHSA, from the coding sequence ATGAACGGCCGGATGGAGCTCGCCGGTGTATCGAAGACGTTCTCCGGTGTCCGCGCGCTGGAGAACGTCGACTTCGACCTGTACTCCGGCGAAGTGCACGTGCTACTGGGAGAGAACGGTGCCGGCAAAAGCACCCTCATCAAGCTCATCTCCGGGGTGCACCGCCCCGATACCGGTGAGATCCGTCTGGACGGCGAACGGGTTCGCATGCGTGGGCCCGGTGACGCCGAACGTCTCGGGGTCGCCACGATCCACCAGGAGACCGCACTGATCCCCCGGCTTACCGTGGCGGAGAACATCTATCTGGGGCGTCCGCCGCGCCGTTTCGGGATGGTGCAGCGATCCCGGATGCGCCGCGATGCCGCGGCACTCGTCGAGAGCCTGGGGCTGTCGCTCGACGTCGATGCGGTCGTCGGTGACCTGGGGATCGCCCAGCGCCAGATGGTCGAGATCGCCAAAGCCCTGAGCGTGGACGCCCGCTTCCTCATCATGGATGAGCCCACCGCGGTGCTGAGCCGTACCGAGGCGGAACAGCTCTTCGACCTGGTCCGGGAACTGGCGGCGCAGGGAGTGGGCGTCGTCTTCATCTCCCACCTGCTGGATGAGGTGGCCGAGATCGGTGATCGCGTGACCGTACTCCGGGACGGCACCCGTGCGGGGGAGGCCTCCGCGGACGCCGGCCACGAGGAGCTGGTACGGCTCATGGTCGGCCGGTCGATCGAGCAGCAGCATCCCAAGCGCCACCATCCGCTCGGCGCACCGGTGCTCCAGGTACGCGAGCTCGGCCGTGCCGGAGCTTTCTCCCGGGTTTCCTTCGAGGCCTGTTCGGGTGAGGTCGTGGGGATCGGCGGTCTGGTCGGCGCGGGCAGGAGCGAACTCGTCCGCGCGGTTTTCGGAGCCGACCGTTATGACACTGGCGAGGTGCGTATCGACGGCGTCCGGGTACCCAGTGGCGACATCTCCGCCGCACGCAAGGCGGGACTCGCCCTGGTCCCCGAGGACCGCGCCGGCCAGGGGCTGGTATTGGGAGCCTCGGTGGAGGAGAACCTCGGGCTCGCGACGCTGTCCGACCGGTCCCGTGGCGGGTTCGTCGACCTCGCCGCCCAGCGGGAGGCTGCGGAATCCTCCATCGAGCGGCTGGGAGTGCGCGCATCGGGACTGGGCCAACCCGTCCGGACCCTGTCCGGAGGTAACCAGCAGAAGATCGTCATCGGGAAGTGGCTACTGGCCCGGCCGCGAGTACTGATCCTCGACGAACCCACCCGCGGAGTCGACGTAGGGGCGAAAGCCGAGATCTACGAGCTGCTGAACTCCCTCGCAGCTGCGGGAACCTCCGTGGTCATCGTCTCCAGCGACCTGACGGAACTGCTCGGCGTCAGTGACCGGGTCCTGGTCATGGCGGACGGAACCCTGCGCGGTGAACTCGACGGGCTCGAGGCTACTCAGGAAAGGGTCATGGCCCTGGCGGTCACGGAAGGAGAACACAGTGCCTGA
- a CDS encoding LacI family DNA-binding transcriptional regulator: MATIKDVARAAGVSTATVSRVLNNHGSVTTEARDRVNEAVRTLGYHPNSAARTLRSHEVSTLGLVIGDVLNPFFAELARAVEDEAREHGYYVIIGNADENPQCQDEYLDILLDRRVAGLLMCPTAEVSPRVGEAVRNGHSLVFLDRTIPELDIPTVRSENAQAVHELVRHLCSVGHHRIAIISGPDSLVTGQERLAAFREALRDNGCELPAEYLRIGDFQVESGVQAMRSLMELPAPPTAVFAADNLMALGALRSIRDQGLRISTDVGIASFDDLPWFELVDPPITAVQQRTEEIGRVAVRELIASLHGEQARSWKFPCRFVPRQSCGERHP, from the coding sequence ATGGCCACGATCAAGGACGTAGCCCGTGCTGCGGGAGTGTCCACCGCAACGGTGTCCCGCGTCCTCAACAACCACGGCTCGGTCACCACGGAAGCCCGCGACCGGGTGAACGAAGCCGTTCGCACGCTGGGCTACCACCCCAACTCCGCGGCCCGTACCCTGCGCTCCCACGAGGTGTCGACACTCGGTCTGGTTATCGGGGACGTCCTCAATCCCTTCTTCGCCGAGCTGGCCCGAGCCGTGGAGGACGAGGCACGCGAACACGGCTACTACGTCATCATCGGCAACGCGGACGAGAACCCCCAGTGCCAGGACGAGTACCTCGACATCCTGCTGGACCGCCGCGTGGCTGGCCTGCTCATGTGCCCCACGGCCGAGGTGTCGCCGCGTGTGGGTGAAGCGGTACGCAACGGGCATTCCCTGGTCTTCCTCGACCGGACGATTCCCGAACTCGACATTCCGACTGTGCGCAGTGAAAACGCTCAAGCCGTGCACGAGTTGGTGCGGCACCTCTGCTCCGTGGGCCATCACCGGATCGCGATCATCTCCGGTCCGGACTCGCTCGTCACCGGCCAGGAACGACTGGCAGCGTTCCGCGAGGCACTGAGGGACAACGGGTGCGAACTCCCCGCGGAGTACCTGCGGATCGGTGACTTCCAGGTGGAGAGCGGTGTCCAGGCGATGCGCTCTCTCATGGAGCTTCCGGCACCGCCGACGGCGGTGTTCGCCGCCGACAACCTGATGGCGTTGGGAGCGTTGCGCAGTATCCGCGACCAGGGACTACGTATCAGCACCGACGTCGGGATCGCTAGTTTCGACGACCTTCCCTGGTTCGAGCTGGTGGACCCTCCGATCACGGCTGTCCAGCAACGGACCGAGGAGATCGGCCGGGTGGCCGTTCGGGAACTGATCGCCTCACTGCACGGGGAACAAGCCCGTTCGTGGAAGTTCCCGTGTCGGTTCGTCCCTCGCCAATCCTGCGGAGAGCGGCACCCCTGA
- a CDS encoding FxsA family protein: MPLLIVIALMALPFVEVWLMVVVGQQIGAAWTVLALFGLSATGAVVLRSAGIRAHRAVEEAMRTGKSLQNGPLEMLMVMVGGILLLVPGFLTGLLGAVVALPVTRPALRWAFTAWAERRMARMRATMNAESAVPGRQEATGPGHTNGAPGSGRVVRGRVVSEDESSATGDDS; the protein is encoded by the coding sequence ATGCCGTTGCTAATCGTCATCGCGCTCATGGCGCTCCCGTTCGTCGAAGTGTGGCTGATGGTCGTCGTCGGCCAACAGATCGGCGCGGCCTGGACCGTCCTCGCGTTGTTCGGACTGAGCGCGACGGGTGCTGTTGTACTGCGCAGCGCTGGGATACGGGCGCACCGTGCGGTGGAGGAGGCGATGCGCACGGGAAAGTCCCTCCAGAACGGCCCGTTGGAGATGCTGATGGTCATGGTGGGCGGGATACTCCTCCTCGTCCCCGGCTTCCTCACGGGACTCCTCGGAGCCGTCGTGGCGCTTCCCGTAACGCGGCCCGCACTGCGGTGGGCGTTCACGGCCTGGGCAGAGCGCCGTATGGCCCGGATGCGGGCCACGATGAACGCGGAGTCAGCGGTGCCGGGACGGCAGGAGGCCACCGGTCCGGGCCACACCAACGGCGCTCCCGGAAGCGGACGCGTCGTACGCGGACGAGTGGTCTCCGAGGACGAGTCCAGCGCTACGGGTGACGACTCCTGA